One genomic segment of Mesoterricola silvestris includes these proteins:
- a CDS encoding YicC family protein, with protein MRSMTAFAETLRPLERGALRLTVRSVNHKALDISLRIHPSFFPLEAGIRARVREVALRGKVDLAVEVQDEPSLEPQINRSLLRSMAKTWQEDAEWLNLPPLSAEAFFRLPGAWLPPSADLAERLEGAILEALDTLLKLWNEGREKEGERLLPAFQDGAARLEALCATLQAESEAQAKELPELYRRRLDQVLEDARLSGQLPAERIIAEAGALAVREDVREELVRLSAHLEDFRERLRRGNLGGKALDVWSQEVLRELNTCGSKCKRLAMTRAVMEAKGVLEQIREQGANLE; from the coding sequence ATGCGATCCATGACCGCCTTTGCCGAGACCCTGCGCCCCCTGGAACGGGGCGCGCTGAGGCTCACGGTGCGCTCCGTGAACCACAAGGCCCTGGACATCTCCCTGCGCATCCACCCCTCCTTCTTCCCCCTGGAGGCCGGCATCCGGGCGCGGGTGAGGGAGGTGGCCCTGCGGGGCAAGGTGGACCTGGCGGTGGAGGTGCAGGACGAGCCCTCCCTGGAGCCCCAGATCAACCGCTCGCTCCTTCGCTCCATGGCCAAGACCTGGCAGGAGGACGCCGAGTGGCTGAACCTGCCCCCCCTCTCCGCCGAGGCGTTCTTCCGGCTGCCAGGGGCCTGGCTGCCCCCCTCCGCCGATCTGGCGGAGCGCCTGGAGGGGGCCATCCTGGAGGCCCTGGACACCCTCCTGAAGCTCTGGAACGAAGGGCGCGAGAAGGAAGGCGAACGCCTCCTGCCCGCCTTCCAGGACGGCGCCGCCCGCCTGGAAGCCCTCTGCGCCACCCTCCAGGCCGAGAGCGAGGCCCAGGCCAAGGAATTGCCCGAACTCTACCGCAGGCGCCTGGACCAGGTGCTGGAGGATGCCCGCCTTTCCGGCCAGCTGCCGGCGGAACGCATCATCGCCGAAGCGGGCGCCCTGGCGGTGCGGGAGGATGTGCGGGAAGAACTCGTCCGCCTGTCAGCGCACCTGGAGGATTTCCGGGAGCGCCTGCGCCGGGGCAACCTGGGCGGCAAGGCCCTGGACGTGTGGAGCCAGGAGGTCCTGCGGGAACTCAACACCTGCGGCTCCAAGTGCAAGCGCCTGGCCATGACCCGGGCGGTCATGGAGGCCAAGGGCGTCCTGGAGCAGATCCGGGAGCAGGGGGCGAACCTGGAATAG
- a CDS encoding response regulator, with translation MRILLVDDEPMLLEAFRRSLRVERPGWHVALAGSGEEALAILGRASFDIVVTELLMPGLDGAALLRAVRASSPSTLRVVLSGQPRVDLMEAAEGHFHRFLAKPVDPEILVGVLEELVLDESGGLDERARRFVAGLKGLPSLPSLYARIRSLLAQEDPPLPALVALVQSDLGIASRLLKLVNSAYFSLERRVTDLGQAISMLGLETVKTVVLVRGAMEALQALKPAGLDMNALWRHSQAVATGARSIAAGEGQRPVVLEDAYSLGLLHDMGRVILALDPGADYGRIAEAPGLVAAERRLYGTDHPHVGAQLLSLWGLPQEFCRHIREHHAPTLPTAGFPAGLALYAADGFQEGAVDLFQDGRSDERILAHGDPERPGRWKTFLTTPLPE, from the coding sequence ATGCGGATCCTGCTGGTGGATGACGAGCCCATGCTCCTGGAGGCCTTCCGGCGCTCCCTGCGGGTGGAGCGGCCCGGATGGCACGTGGCCCTGGCGGGGTCGGGGGAGGAGGCCCTGGCCATCCTGGGGCGGGCCTCCTTCGACATCGTCGTCACCGAGCTCCTCATGCCCGGCCTGGACGGGGCGGCGCTCCTCAGGGCCGTGCGCGCCTCCAGCCCCTCCACCCTGCGGGTCGTGCTCTCCGGCCAGCCCCGGGTCGATCTCATGGAGGCCGCGGAGGGGCACTTCCACCGCTTCCTGGCCAAGCCCGTGGACCCGGAGATCCTGGTGGGCGTCCTGGAGGAGCTGGTGCTGGACGAGTCCGGGGGCCTGGACGAGCGGGCCCGCCGCTTCGTGGCGGGGCTCAAGGGCCTTCCCAGCCTCCCCAGCCTCTACGCCCGCATCCGGAGCCTGCTGGCCCAGGAGGATCCCCCCCTGCCCGCCCTGGTGGCCCTGGTGCAGTCGGATCTCGGGATCGCCTCGAGGCTGCTGAAACTGGTCAATTCCGCCTACTTCTCCCTGGAGCGCCGGGTCACGGACCTGGGCCAGGCCATCAGCATGCTGGGCCTGGAGACGGTGAAGACCGTCGTCCTGGTGCGGGGCGCCATGGAGGCCCTCCAGGCCCTCAAGCCCGCCGGCCTGGACATGAACGCCCTGTGGCGCCACTCCCAGGCCGTGGCCACCGGCGCCCGGTCCATCGCCGCCGGGGAGGGCCAGCGCCCGGTGGTGCTGGAGGACGCCTATTCCCTGGGCCTCCTCCACGACATGGGCCGGGTGATCCTGGCCCTGGATCCCGGGGCGGACTACGGGCGCATCGCCGAGGCCCCCGGCCTGGTGGCCGCGGAGCGCCGGCTGTACGGCACCGACCACCCCCACGTGGGCGCCCAGCTCCTGAGCCTCTGGGGCCTGCCCCAGGAATTCTGCCGGCACATCCGGGAGCACCACGCCCCCACGCTCCCCACCGCGGGCTTCCCCGCGGGCCTGGCCCTCTACGCCGCGGACGGCTTCCAGGAGGGCGCCGTGGACCTGTTCCAGGACGGCCGCTCCGACGAGCGTATCCTCGCCCACGGGGACCCGGAACGGCCCGGGCGCTGGAAGACCTTCCTGACCACCCCGCTCCCCGAATGA
- the radA gene encoding DNA repair protein RadA, with the protein MAKISSHYECTACGARFPQPMGKCGACGGFGTIEEVRGALKKDLARARSAFSQSTYQEPVSLLSVEISEDSRAATGLPELDRVLGGGVVPGMVVLLGGEPGIGKSTLVLQWAAACGGGVLYASGEESERQIKLRAQRLGAESPAIHLFAETDVRRILEAADRMRPALLLVDSIQTLFDPEFESSAGSVSQVRGCATLLARWAKGTGTPLVLVGHVTKDGSLAGPKVLEHLVDTVLAFEGDRHHHHRLLRALKNRFGAAFELGVFAMTERGLVPAEGNPFWLDTEPRPGCAATVVLSGTRPVIVEIQALVAAAGLGIPRRTALGIDGQRLSMLCAVAERRGGVQLHDRDVYLNVAGGLEVEDPAADLAVIAALTSSATGRVLLPRCLFLGEVGLTGEVRPVSQLPLRLQEGARLGFQGAAVPRTGLDASHSSPLELYPELGMERLKGKPWLAGRTEE; encoded by the coding sequence ATGGCCAAGATCTCCTCCCACTACGAATGCACCGCCTGTGGCGCCCGTTTTCCCCAGCCCATGGGCAAGTGCGGGGCCTGCGGAGGGTTCGGAACCATCGAAGAGGTGCGGGGCGCCCTGAAGAAGGACCTCGCCCGGGCCCGCAGCGCCTTTTCCCAGAGCACCTACCAGGAGCCGGTGTCCCTGCTGTCCGTGGAGATCAGCGAGGACAGCCGCGCCGCCACGGGGCTTCCCGAACTGGACCGGGTCCTGGGCGGGGGCGTGGTGCCGGGCATGGTGGTGCTCCTGGGGGGCGAGCCCGGCATCGGCAAGTCCACGCTGGTGCTCCAGTGGGCGGCCGCCTGCGGCGGCGGCGTGCTCTACGCCAGCGGCGAGGAGAGCGAGCGCCAGATCAAGCTGCGCGCCCAGCGCCTGGGCGCCGAGAGCCCCGCCATCCACCTCTTCGCCGAGACCGATGTGCGCCGGATCCTGGAAGCCGCGGACCGCATGAGGCCCGCGCTGCTCCTGGTGGATTCCATCCAGACCCTCTTCGATCCCGAATTCGAATCCTCCGCGGGCTCGGTGAGCCAGGTGCGGGGCTGCGCCACGCTCCTGGCCCGCTGGGCCAAGGGCACCGGCACGCCCCTGGTGCTGGTGGGCCACGTCACCAAGGACGGGAGCCTGGCCGGGCCCAAGGTGCTCGAGCACCTGGTGGACACGGTCCTCGCCTTCGAGGGGGACCGCCACCACCACCACCGCCTCCTGCGCGCCCTCAAGAACCGCTTCGGCGCCGCCTTCGAACTAGGCGTGTTCGCCATGACCGAGCGCGGCCTGGTGCCCGCCGAAGGCAATCCCTTCTGGCTGGACACCGAGCCCAGGCCGGGCTGCGCGGCCACCGTGGTGCTTTCCGGCACCCGCCCCGTGATCGTGGAGATCCAGGCCCTGGTGGCCGCCGCGGGCCTGGGCATTCCCCGGCGAACCGCCCTGGGCATCGACGGCCAGCGCCTCTCCATGCTCTGCGCCGTGGCCGAGCGCCGCGGCGGGGTGCAGCTCCACGACCGGGACGTGTACCTCAACGTGGCCGGGGGCCTGGAAGTGGAGGATCCCGCCGCGGACCTGGCCGTCATCGCCGCCCTCACCAGCAGCGCCACGGGCAGGGTGCTCCTTCCCCGCTGCCTGTTCCTGGGGGAGGTGGGCCTCACCGGCGAAGTGCGCCCCGTGTCCCAGCTGCCGCTGCGCCTCCAGGAGGGCGCGCGCCTGGGCTTCCAGGGCGCGGCGGTGCCCCGCACCGGGCTGGACGCCTCCCATTCCTCGCCCCTGGAGCTCTATCCCGAGCTGGGCATGGAGCGCCTGAAGGGCAAGCCCTGGCTGGCGGGGAGGACCGAGGAATAG
- the smc gene encoding chromosome segregation protein SMC, whose amino-acid sequence MRLIALEVNGFKSFADPQKLSFPVGMTAVVGPNGCGKSNISDALAWVLGEQRATLLRGAEMADVIFAGTGQRKPMGMAEVKLTLEMPDPGHPGSVREVVISRRLYRDTGSEYRINGRECRLKDVSDLLMDTGMGTRAYSFIQQGQIDLILSSKPKDRRSLLEEAAGITRYKLRRTDAERRLEETRANLLRLDDILFELTKQQESLKRQAAKARRAQELDVAIKATQRILLAGKASELEEAKERILENLDALERRIAALTAQASEKSSEVEGLRLALDELNHRQEKRARAVMGLDQRLGLLDQDRGFQGERIRESEQTAALLQGRLDELSARSGDTEAETVRLQEALKAAETALEARDGLVAEAEEAVALAGGALRHIEAELKELRARRVEAEREALAAQRRRQGVLQEIAQRSGRLDNLNHEEAIRAPRLEALEADVLRLGREEEGASGRLEQMEEAVQVQGRIRQETADAHRAAAAALREAEGALEAQELRMRQLGDLLRDAAGAGDQRRALEWLRAKGVVPTAFVDAVTVEDERLPHIERLLGAWIQTVDLGGAPGAWEAPGQLLFSGGGAADPVPAPEGAVALRDAVKWRPGRARPLEGLLNRAFACADADLADLARAHPEWAFVSPALVKLPFGPVQAGVAAPAASPLKLRQEFEAAKASREEGLDRVETLESAVKTADYRMREAADHFKEMDEDHIAARRVVEDLKGRRASAAAQLREIKEAQERADAQWEQLEAEIAALQAQLRDLEAPAENPEEALLVEAVHAADARRAEAQKALDDRRETLVEASRMRGSAWSERDAVQRHLQQLQRGVYDLEAEKGRVQADLALSADKAAQASARMAELEVEAHRLLEERQTLVEEQAAALPGIETAQEFLRVQERGARELAQALENARQLHQESLLQGAQVQGSMEAMSREIELALGFTVPDFLASISDEEKEAWALGELVHQTRMQELQSKRLDLGGVNPLAIQELQEAEDRLAFMNEQRRDVTEAIGNLEATIREINATSEERFREAFEFINTRFHEVFREAFGGGAATLILQDPKDLLECGIEITAQPPGKSAKALTLLSGGEKALTAISLLFAIFHYKPSPFCVLDEVDAPLDEANVGRFAGMVQRMKEGTQFIVITHQKPTMVAADTLYGVTMEEMGVSRLVSVQLREAAQLV is encoded by the coding sequence TTGCGGTTAATTGCACTGGAAGTTAACGGGTTCAAGTCCTTCGCCGACCCCCAGAAGCTCAGCTTCCCGGTGGGGATGACGGCGGTGGTGGGGCCCAACGGATGCGGGAAATCCAACATCTCGGACGCCCTGGCCTGGGTCCTGGGCGAGCAGCGGGCCACCCTGCTGCGCGGGGCGGAGATGGCGGACGTGATCTTCGCGGGCACCGGGCAGCGCAAGCCCATGGGCATGGCCGAGGTGAAGCTCACCCTGGAGATGCCCGACCCCGGCCACCCCGGCTCCGTGCGGGAGGTGGTCATCAGCCGCCGGCTCTACCGGGACACCGGCAGCGAATACCGCATCAACGGCCGGGAATGCCGCCTCAAGGACGTGTCCGACCTGCTCATGGACACGGGCATGGGCACCCGGGCCTATTCCTTCATCCAGCAGGGGCAGATCGACCTGATCCTCTCCTCCAAGCCCAAGGACCGGCGCTCCCTCCTGGAGGAGGCCGCGGGCATCACCCGGTACAAGCTGCGCCGCACCGACGCCGAGCGCCGCCTGGAGGAGACCCGCGCCAACCTCCTCCGGCTGGACGACATCCTCTTCGAGCTCACCAAGCAGCAGGAGTCCCTCAAGCGCCAGGCCGCCAAGGCCCGCCGGGCCCAGGAGCTCGACGTGGCCATCAAGGCCACCCAGCGCATCCTGCTGGCCGGCAAGGCCTCGGAACTGGAGGAGGCCAAGGAGCGCATCCTGGAGAACCTGGACGCCCTGGAGCGGCGCATCGCCGCCCTGACCGCCCAGGCCTCGGAGAAATCCTCCGAGGTGGAGGGCCTGCGCCTGGCCCTGGACGAACTGAACCACCGCCAGGAAAAGCGTGCCCGGGCCGTCATGGGCCTGGACCAGCGCCTGGGCCTCCTGGACCAGGACCGGGGGTTCCAGGGGGAGCGCATCCGGGAATCGGAGCAGACCGCCGCCCTCCTCCAGGGGCGCCTGGACGAGCTTTCCGCGCGCTCGGGCGACACCGAGGCGGAGACGGTGCGCCTCCAGGAGGCCCTGAAGGCGGCGGAGACGGCCCTGGAGGCCCGGGACGGGCTGGTGGCCGAAGCCGAGGAGGCCGTGGCCCTGGCCGGGGGCGCCCTGCGCCACATCGAAGCCGAGCTCAAGGAACTGCGGGCCCGCCGGGTGGAAGCCGAGCGGGAGGCCCTGGCCGCCCAGCGCCGGCGCCAGGGCGTGCTCCAGGAGATCGCCCAGCGTTCGGGGCGCCTGGACAACCTCAACCATGAGGAGGCCATCCGCGCCCCCCGCCTGGAGGCGCTGGAGGCCGATGTCCTGCGCCTGGGCCGGGAGGAGGAGGGGGCTTCGGGCCGACTGGAGCAGATGGAGGAGGCCGTGCAGGTGCAGGGCCGGATCCGCCAGGAGACCGCCGACGCCCACCGCGCCGCCGCCGCGGCCCTGCGCGAGGCCGAAGGGGCCCTGGAGGCCCAGGAACTGCGCATGCGCCAGCTGGGCGACCTGCTGCGGGACGCGGCCGGCGCGGGCGATCAGCGCAGGGCGCTGGAGTGGCTCCGGGCCAAGGGCGTGGTCCCCACGGCCTTCGTGGACGCGGTCACCGTGGAGGACGAGCGCCTCCCGCACATCGAACGCCTCCTGGGCGCCTGGATCCAGACCGTGGACCTGGGCGGGGCCCCCGGCGCCTGGGAGGCCCCGGGGCAGCTCCTCTTCAGCGGGGGGGGCGCCGCGGACCCCGTCCCCGCCCCGGAGGGCGCCGTGGCCCTGCGGGACGCGGTGAAGTGGCGCCCCGGCCGGGCCCGGCCCCTGGAGGGGCTCCTGAACCGCGCCTTCGCGTGCGCCGACGCGGACCTGGCGGACCTGGCCCGGGCCCATCCGGAATGGGCCTTCGTTTCGCCGGCCCTGGTGAAGCTGCCCTTCGGCCCCGTGCAGGCCGGCGTGGCCGCGCCGGCGGCGTCGCCCCTGAAGCTCCGGCAGGAGTTCGAGGCCGCCAAGGCGTCCCGGGAGGAGGGGCTGGACCGGGTGGAGACCCTGGAATCCGCCGTGAAGACCGCCGACTACCGCATGCGGGAGGCCGCGGACCACTTCAAGGAGATGGACGAGGACCACATCGCCGCCCGGCGCGTGGTGGAGGATCTCAAGGGCCGCAGGGCTTCGGCGGCCGCGCAGCTGCGCGAGATCAAGGAGGCCCAGGAGCGCGCCGATGCCCAGTGGGAGCAGCTGGAGGCGGAGATCGCCGCGCTGCAGGCGCAGCTGCGCGACCTGGAGGCGCCGGCGGAAAACCCCGAGGAGGCCCTCCTGGTGGAGGCGGTGCATGCCGCCGACGCCCGGCGCGCCGAGGCCCAGAAGGCCCTGGACGACCGCCGGGAGACCCTGGTGGAGGCCTCGCGCATGCGGGGGTCGGCCTGGTCCGAACGGGACGCCGTGCAGCGCCACCTGCAGCAGCTCCAGCGGGGGGTGTACGACCTGGAGGCCGAGAAGGGCCGCGTCCAGGCGGACCTCGCCCTGAGCGCGGACAAGGCGGCCCAGGCGAGCGCTCGCATGGCCGAACTGGAGGTGGAAGCGCACCGCCTGCTGGAGGAGCGCCAGACCCTGGTGGAGGAGCAAGCCGCCGCCTTGCCGGGCATCGAGACCGCCCAGGAGTTCCTCCGGGTGCAGGAGCGCGGCGCCCGGGAACTGGCCCAGGCCCTGGAGAACGCCCGCCAGCTGCACCAGGAGTCCCTGCTGCAGGGCGCCCAGGTGCAGGGCAGCATGGAGGCCATGTCCCGGGAGATCGAGCTGGCGCTGGGCTTCACGGTGCCCGATTTCCTCGCGTCCATCTCGGACGAGGAGAAGGAGGCCTGGGCCCTGGGCGAGCTGGTGCACCAGACGCGCATGCAGGAGCTGCAGAGCAAGCGCCTGGACCTGGGCGGCGTGAACCCCCTGGCCATCCAGGAGCTGCAGGAGGCCGAGGACCGGCTGGCCTTCATGAACGAGCAGCGGCGCGACGTCACGGAGGCCATCGGGAACCTGGAGGCCACCATCCGCGAGATCAACGCCACCAGCGAGGAGCGTTTCCGCGAGGCGTTCGAGTTCATCAACACGCGGTTCCACGAGGTGTTCCGGGAGGCCTTCGGCGGCGGCGCGGCCACGCTCATCCTGCAGGATCCCAAGGATCTCCTGGAGTGCGGCATCGAGATCACCGCCCAGCCCCCTGGCAAGAGCGCCAAGGCCCTGACCCTCCTGAGCGGCGGCGAGAAGGCCCTGACCGCCATCTCGCTCCTGTTCGCCATCTTCCACTACAAGCCCAGCCCCTTCTGCGTGCTGGACGAGGTGGACGCGCCCCTGGACGAGGCCAACGTGGGGCGCTTCGCGGGGATGGTGCAGCGCATGAAGGAAGGCACCCAGTTCATCGTCATCACCCACCAGAAGCCCACCATGGTGGCCGCGGACACGCTGTACGGCGTGACCATGGAGGAGATGGGCGTTTCGAGGCTGGTGAGCGTGCAGCTGCGGGAGGCGGCCCAGCTGGTTTGA
- a CDS encoding HD domain-containing phosphohydrolase: MLARILFVDDDPNLTAAFGRAFRKRFDFHAASSGDEGLELMRTSLPFAAVVADMRMPGMDGVEFLAEVKRISPDTTRIMLTGQADLETAMEAVNKGHVFRFLNKPCDEESLAEVLEAGIRQYDLVTGERILLEQTLTGSVQTLVDLLSVFDAKVFGRSQLLREYAMKMAGRLGIRNPWDLGLAALLAPIGRLAIPVDVQAKVARGERLTVQEQEAFRTVPEVGARMVANIPRLKSVSRIILYSAKDFDGEGYPMDGTREDALPLESRILRVATDFVEGLRLRHSRSVVFEQLRLRKGAYDPVVLAALGQVLGADPTAEPETTHRLLDIESLAPGMLLMADVLNPDGMILIPAGTRLSLIQLERLRHLSRLGRIEEPLLVDVPEGL, translated from the coding sequence ATGCTCGCCAGAATCCTCTTCGTGGACGACGATCCCAACCTCACGGCGGCCTTCGGCCGGGCCTTCCGCAAGCGGTTCGACTTCCACGCCGCCTCCTCCGGGGACGAGGGCCTGGAGCTCATGCGCACCTCCCTGCCCTTCGCGGCGGTGGTGGCCGACATGCGCATGCCGGGCATGGACGGCGTGGAGTTCCTCGCCGAGGTCAAGCGCATCTCCCCCGACACCACCCGCATCATGCTCACCGGCCAGGCGGATCTGGAAACGGCCATGGAGGCCGTGAACAAGGGCCACGTGTTCCGTTTCCTGAACAAGCCCTGCGACGAGGAGAGCCTCGCGGAGGTGCTGGAGGCCGGCATCCGCCAGTACGACCTGGTGACCGGGGAGCGGATCCTCCTGGAACAGACCCTCACGGGGAGCGTCCAGACCCTGGTGGACCTCCTGTCCGTCTTCGACGCCAAGGTCTTCGGCCGGAGCCAGCTCCTGCGGGAGTACGCCATGAAGATGGCCGGGCGCCTGGGCATCCGCAACCCCTGGGACCTGGGCCTGGCCGCCCTGCTGGCACCCATCGGCCGCCTGGCCATTCCCGTGGACGTCCAGGCCAAGGTGGCCCGGGGGGAGCGGCTCACCGTGCAGGAACAGGAGGCCTTCCGCACGGTGCCCGAGGTGGGCGCGCGCATGGTGGCCAATATCCCCCGCCTCAAGTCCGTCTCCCGCATCATCCTGTACTCGGCCAAGGACTTCGACGGCGAGGGCTACCCCATGGACGGCACCCGGGAGGACGCGCTCCCCCTGGAATCCCGCATCCTGCGCGTGGCCACGGACTTCGTGGAGGGCCTGCGCCTGCGCCACAGCCGCAGCGTGGTCTTCGAGCAGCTCCGGCTGCGCAAGGGCGCCTACGACCCCGTGGTGCTGGCCGCCCTGGGCCAGGTGCTGGGCGCCGACCCCACCGCCGAGCCCGAGACCACCCACCGCCTCCTGGACATCGAGAGCCTGGCCCCCGGCATGCTCCTCATGGCCGACGTGCTGAACCCGGACGGCATGATCCTCATCCCGGCGGGCACCCGGCTGTCCCTGATCCAACTGGAGCGCCTGCGGCACCTGAGCCGCCTCGGGCGCATCGAGGAGCCCCTGCTCGTGGACGTGCCCGAAGGCCTATAG
- a CDS encoding PilN domain-containing protein, with protein sequence MAVPTLKLDLAPPSTLWRLNHALIGWAALTAGGLVLAGALGLTLRAYQQAAKAGRLTVATNARTRLTEDSQRKVMDELRSIDVARELPRWRLAERIFTERSLPWSRLTAELERSMVPDVRFKSLQRTRGQDQKVQVKVRGEARTREAEAALVESLQKNPFFEQVILERESDRQGGGVDFEYTLAVLSVPPPYKPLPKFGPQSKTAKAAPAPAAPRPAPVPTAPRPAPAQTMTPPVRPPTQPGMTGNPGELNPSPIRAPRFPRSRPRPTGGGEE encoded by the coding sequence ATGGCCGTTCCGACGCTCAAGCTCGACCTCGCCCCCCCCAGCACCCTGTGGCGCCTCAACCACGCGCTCATCGGCTGGGCGGCCCTGACCGCCGGCGGACTGGTCCTGGCCGGCGCCCTGGGCCTCACCCTGAGGGCCTACCAGCAGGCCGCCAAGGCCGGCAGGCTCACCGTGGCCACCAACGCCCGCACGCGGCTCACCGAGGATTCCCAGCGCAAGGTCATGGACGAGCTCCGTTCCATCGACGTGGCCCGGGAACTGCCCCGGTGGCGCCTGGCCGAACGCATCTTCACGGAGCGGAGCCTGCCCTGGTCGCGCCTCACGGCCGAACTGGAGCGGAGCATGGTGCCCGATGTGCGTTTCAAGTCCCTGCAGCGCACCCGCGGCCAGGACCAGAAGGTCCAGGTGAAGGTCCGGGGCGAGGCCCGCACCCGGGAGGCGGAGGCCGCCCTGGTGGAGTCCCTCCAGAAGAACCCCTTCTTCGAGCAGGTGATCCTGGAGCGGGAATCGGACCGCCAGGGCGGCGGCGTGGATTTCGAATACACCCTGGCCGTCCTCTCCGTGCCGCCCCCCTACAAGCCCCTGCCCAAATTCGGTCCCCAGTCCAAGACCGCCAAGGCCGCCCCGGCCCCCGCGGCCCCGCGCCCCGCGCCGGTCCCCACGGCGCCCCGCCCCGCGCCCGCGCAGACCATGACGCCGCCGGTGCGCCCCCCCACCCAGCCCGGGATGACCGGCAACCCGGGCGAGCTGAACCCCAGCCCCATCCGGGCCCCCCGGTTCCCCCGGTCCAGGCCCCGGCCCACCGGCGGAGGTGAGGAATGA